The following is a genomic window from Kitasatospora fiedleri.
GCATACGCGATCCCGCACGCCCCCTCGACGGGGCGGGTGCGGAAGTAGAGAACACCGGCCCAGGGCCGGTGGATGGTGTGGTACCCCTTCGGGGCCCCGGAGCCGTAACGGCGCCGGGGCCCCTCGACGCGTTCTCGAACCAGGTAGCAGGAAGAGGTGCAGTGACAACGGCAACCAACCGGCCCCACATCCCCGACACAGTCAACTCCTTCGACGATGACGACTACCCCGCCTACACCATGGGCCGCGCCGCCGAGATGACCGGCACCACGGCCGGCTTCCTGCGCGCCCTGGGCGAGCAGGGCGTCATCACCCCTCTGCGTTCTGGGGGTGGTCACCGTCGTTTCTCTCGCTATCAGTTGCGGATCGCGATGCGTGCCCGTGACCTTGTCGATCAGGGCACGCCTATCGAGGCGGCTTGCCGCATCATCATTCTCGAGGATCAGCTCGAAGAGGCCCTGCGTATCAATGAGCAGCTCCGTAGGCAGGATTCCGCTTCGGACATCTGATCGGGCGGCTTTCGGTGGTGCACCCTTCCTCGCCAGGGCGGCGCGGCCACAGCCCGCCGCCGCCCGAGCAGGGGCTGCTTCCACGCGCCGCCCGGCCGGGGCGCCCCGGCACCGGCACGGGCTGTGGCCCGGTGCCGGCAGGCCCTCGCAGCCCGATCTTCACCGACTCGCACCGGCGCATCCGACCCGCCTCGGCCGGACGTCGACGTGTGTCGGGACTTCGGGGCA
Proteins encoded in this region:
- a CDS encoding helix-turn-helix domain-containing protein, which gives rise to MGRAAEMTGTTAGFLRALGEQGVITPLRSGGGHRRFSRYQLRIAMRARDLVDQGTPIEAACRIIILEDQLEEALRINEQLRRQDSASDI